In the Sediminibacter sp. Hel_I_10 genome, one interval contains:
- a CDS encoding DUF349 domain-containing protein: protein MSEQDNLPKADGILEQNTKQQEGSKTEASENTTSENSSDQTEVKDTENKAVAIPSNVSDQLIERPSESHTEIPAVEAKQDETVSKEASAAVATETSSEEKKKEAHVEEIEAANAEDAEDESNSERHELESKDYDKMSMDALVEELEQLNAQKKVQTIKSQVDEIKAEFNSKFEELLEEKKEEFLSEGGNEIDFYFSTPAKKRFNTAYKAYRNAIKTYYKARENDLKSNLDKRLEIIEEIKGLINVEENINTTYKHFKDLQEQWRTAGPIPRDVYNNAWNSYHHHVEIFYDFLHLNRDLRDMDFKHNLDQKLKIIERAEELAKDDNINRAFRELQVLHKLWKEDLGPVAKEHRDEIWDRFSNATKAIHDKRQAYYEDVDKAKEKNLERKEDIISKIEEVALDASNSHQAWQKKIKVIEALREEFFNAGRVPKSANDATWSKFKSAVRNFNRKKNTFYKDLKKDQYENLEKKKALIKIAQDNKDNEDFESTTPLMKKIQSDWKKIGHVPRKDSDKIWKQFKAACNHYFERINAERNEANKELMVAFEKKQDLLEEVKALKLSGERKEDLKTIKDLIEQWKTIGHVPSNKRSIDGKFNKVLDGLFGQLDMDKSKVEMIKFENKLESLAQPNDTRLLDNEQNFIKKRIDELKGEINQLENNLQFFSNVDESNPLVKDVLKNIDKQKADLSTWEDKLRKVRSMY, encoded by the coding sequence ATGTCTGAGCAAGATAACCTGCCAAAAGCAGATGGAATACTAGAGCAAAATACTAAGCAACAAGAGGGTAGCAAAACGGAAGCTTCTGAAAACACGACTTCTGAAAATTCTTCAGATCAAACCGAAGTAAAAGACACAGAAAATAAAGCCGTCGCTATACCTTCTAATGTTTCTGATCAATTGATTGAGAGACCTTCAGAAAGCCACACTGAAATTCCTGCAGTAGAAGCAAAACAAGATGAGACTGTCTCAAAAGAGGCATCAGCAGCTGTAGCTACTGAGACTTCTTCCGAAGAGAAAAAGAAAGAGGCCCACGTTGAGGAGATTGAAGCCGCTAATGCCGAGGATGCCGAGGATGAGAGCAATAGCGAACGTCATGAATTGGAAAGTAAAGATTATGATAAAATGAGTATGGATGCTTTGGTCGAAGAACTAGAGCAACTTAATGCACAAAAAAAGGTGCAGACCATAAAATCACAAGTCGATGAAATAAAGGCAGAATTCAATTCTAAATTTGAAGAACTGCTTGAAGAGAAAAAAGAGGAGTTTTTAAGTGAGGGTGGTAATGAAATTGATTTTTATTTCTCAACTCCTGCAAAAAAACGATTTAATACAGCATATAAAGCTTACAGAAATGCGATTAAGACGTATTACAAAGCAAGAGAAAATGATTTAAAGTCTAACCTTGACAAGCGTCTCGAAATCATTGAAGAGATTAAAGGACTTATCAATGTTGAGGAAAATATAAACACCACTTACAAGCACTTTAAAGATCTCCAAGAACAATGGAGAACTGCTGGACCAATTCCTAGAGATGTCTATAACAATGCTTGGAATTCTTACCATCACCACGTTGAGATTTTCTATGATTTTCTGCACCTCAATAGAGATTTGCGTGACATGGATTTTAAACACAATCTCGACCAGAAACTTAAAATCATAGAGCGCGCAGAAGAACTTGCAAAAGATGACAACATCAACCGTGCATTTAGAGAATTGCAAGTATTACATAAGCTTTGGAAAGAAGATCTTGGGCCAGTAGCTAAAGAGCATCGCGATGAGATCTGGGATCGTTTTAGCAATGCCACGAAAGCTATACATGACAAACGCCAAGCGTATTACGAAGATGTAGACAAGGCGAAGGAAAAAAACCTTGAGCGTAAAGAAGACATTATTTCCAAAATTGAGGAGGTTGCTTTAGATGCTTCTAATTCTCATCAAGCATGGCAGAAAAAAATAAAGGTTATTGAAGCTTTAAGAGAAGAATTCTTTAACGCAGGACGCGTTCCTAAAAGTGCCAACGATGCTACATGGAGTAAATTTAAAAGTGCTGTAAGAAACTTTAACCGCAAGAAAAACACATTCTATAAAGATCTCAAAAAAGATCAATACGAAAATCTTGAGAAGAAAAAGGCACTTATTAAAATTGCTCAAGACAACAAGGATAATGAAGACTTTGAGTCTACAACGCCTTTAATGAAAAAAATCCAGAGCGATTGGAAAAAAATAGGTCATGTCCCAAGAAAGGACAGTGATAAAATTTGGAAACAGTTTAAAGCTGCTTGTAATCATTATTTTGAGCGCATTAACGCAGAACGCAACGAGGCCAACAAAGAATTAATGGTTGCTTTTGAGAAGAAACAAGACCTCTTAGAAGAGGTAAAAGCTTTAAAACTTTCTGGAGAACGTAAAGAAGATTTAAAAACCATCAAAGACCTCATTGAACAATGGAAGACCATTGGTCATGTACCATCAAACAAAAGAAGCATAGACGGTAAATTTAATAAGGTCTTAGACGGATTATTTGGCCAATTGGATATGGACAAATCTAAGGTTGAAATGATCAAGTTTGAAAATAAATTGGAAAGCTTGGCACAGCCAAACGATACACGATTATTGGATAATGAGCAGAACTTCATTAAGAAACGTATTGACGAGCTTAAAGGGGAAATCAATCAATTAGAAAACAACCTTCAATTTTTCTCTAATGTTGATGAGAGCAATCCATTGGTAAAAGACGTATTGAAAAATATCGATAAGCAGAAAGCTGACCTTTCCACTTGGGAAGATAAATTGAGAAAAGTTAGAAGTATGTATTAA
- a CDS encoding nuclear transport factor 2 family protein → MTSIIESFYKGFQNLDAEQMVACYHEDIVFEDPAFGTLKGNHACNMWRMLCKSQKNKDFKVVFSNITVHEDSGSAHWEAFYTFTKTGRKVHNTVEAQFEFKDGKIIKHVDRFDLYKWSKQAFGFKGTVLGKTLFFKNKLRHTTKNLLTKFEEKQKSSA, encoded by the coding sequence ATGACATCGATAATAGAATCATTTTATAAAGGTTTTCAAAATCTAGATGCAGAGCAAATGGTAGCCTGTTACCATGAGGACATTGTGTTTGAAGATCCCGCTTTTGGAACTTTAAAAGGCAATCACGCTTGTAATATGTGGCGAATGCTCTGTAAATCTCAAAAAAATAAAGATTTTAAAGTGGTTTTTTCTAACATTACAGTTCATGAAGATTCTGGCAGTGCACATTGGGAAGCGTTTTACACGTTTACTAAAACAGGAAGAAAAGTACATAATACCGTAGAAGCTCAATTTGAGTTCAAAGACGGAAAAATCATCAAACATGTTGATCGTTTTGATCTTTACAAATGGTCTAAACAGGCTTTTGGCTTCAAAGGAACGGTTTTGGGCAAGACCTTATTTTTTAAGAATAAATTGAGACATACTACAAAAAACCTTCTGACTAAATTTGAGGAAAAACAAAAATCATCTGCATAA
- a CDS encoding 1-acyl-sn-glycerol-3-phosphate acyltransferase: MSWLAKFIYFKLLGWQITGNTNFSKDTIKKVVIIALPHTSWHDFYIGLLLRKITQLKTNFVGKKELFKWPFGYYFRAIGGSPLDRTPGQNKVTAIAQLFENTSEFRLTLAPEGTRKKVQDWKTGFYYIAKAANLPIIMFTLDFQNKKNHISQPFYPTDNMEADFKFMKSFFDGVVGKKPEYS; encoded by the coding sequence ATGTCTTGGCTAGCTAAATTTATTTATTTTAAGCTTTTAGGTTGGCAAATTACTGGAAACACTAATTTTTCAAAAGATACCATAAAAAAAGTGGTGATCATAGCGTTGCCTCATACAAGTTGGCATGACTTCTATATTGGTCTTCTTCTTAGAAAAATCACTCAACTCAAAACCAATTTTGTAGGTAAAAAAGAACTGTTTAAATGGCCTTTTGGCTATTACTTTAGAGCTATAGGTGGTTCTCCTTTAGATCGTACTCCAGGTCAGAACAAAGTAACTGCCATTGCTCAGTTGTTTGAGAATACATCAGAATTTAGGTTGACACTTGCTCCAGAGGGAACTCGTAAAAAAGTACAAGATTGGAAAACAGGGTTCTATTACATTGCTAAAGCAGCCAACTTACCTATTATCATGTTTACGCTTGATTTTCAGAATAAAAAAAATCACATTTCACAACCATTTTATCCAACTGATAATATGGAGGCAGATTTTAAATTTATGAAGTCTTTTTTTGATGGGGTAGTAGGTAAAAAGCCCGAATACTCCTAA
- a CDS encoding iron-containing alcohol dehydrogenase family protein: MIYKNYPMVSRVVFGRGCFNQLGDILQPKRLNVKAPFIFLVDAVFKGNSWLTSRIPLAYDDQVFYISADEEPKTSQVDELVENIILSYKDRPSGIIGIGGGTILDLAKAVSIMITNEGQTKNYQGWDLVKNPAIYHVGVPTISGTGSEVSRTTVLTGPDKKLGINSDYTPFDQVVLDPELTKGVPKDQWFYTGMDCYIHCIESLNGTYLNAFSKSYGEKAFELCKSIFMEGDLSKEEAQDELMMASWHGGMSIAYSQVGVAHAMSYGLSYLLGTKHGIGNCIVFDHLDEFYPEGVQLFRKMKEKHDISLPQGICKHLSDEEFDIMIDVALGLEPLWENALGKNWKNIITRSKLKALYQQM, translated from the coding sequence ATGATTTATAAAAATTACCCAATGGTGTCCAGAGTCGTTTTTGGACGTGGATGTTTTAATCAATTAGGCGATATTTTACAGCCTAAACGATTAAATGTCAAGGCACCATTTATTTTTTTGGTAGATGCCGTATTCAAGGGCAACTCTTGGTTGACCTCCCGGATACCTTTGGCATACGATGACCAAGTGTTCTACATCTCTGCAGACGAGGAACCAAAAACATCTCAAGTAGATGAATTGGTAGAAAATATCATACTTTCTTATAAAGACCGACCATCTGGTATTATTGGCATTGGAGGTGGAACCATTTTAGATTTAGCAAAAGCGGTATCTATCATGATCACTAACGAAGGCCAAACCAAAAATTATCAAGGTTGGGATTTGGTTAAAAACCCTGCCATTTATCATGTAGGTGTACCTACAATTTCTGGTACAGGTTCAGAAGTTTCAAGAACTACCGTATTAACGGGACCTGATAAAAAATTAGGAATTAATTCAGATTATACACCCTTTGATCAAGTGGTGTTAGATCCGGAGCTCACCAAAGGCGTGCCCAAAGATCAATGGTTTTATACAGGTATGGATTGCTATATTCATTGTATAGAGTCTTTAAATGGAACCTATCTTAATGCCTTTAGTAAGAGCTACGGCGAAAAAGCATTTGAGTTATGTAAATCCATTTTTATGGAAGGGGACTTGTCAAAAGAAGAGGCACAAGACGAATTGATGATGGCCTCTTGGCATGGCGGTATGAGTATTGCGTACTCCCAAGTGGGAGTGGCACATGCTATGAGTTACGGACTTTCTTATTTATTGGGAACAAAGCATGGCATTGGTAATTGTATTGTTTTTGATCATCTTGATGAGTTTTATCCAGAAGGCGTGCAACTGTTTCGAAAGATGAAAGAAAAACACGACATCAGTCTTCCTCAAGGGATTTGTAAGCATTTGTCTGATGAAGAATTTGATATCATGATTGATGTGGCTTTAGGTTTAGAGCCTCTATGGGAAAACGCTCTTGGTAAAAACTGGAAAAATATAATAACTCGTAGTAAGCTAAAAGCGCTATACCAACAGATGTAG
- a CDS encoding CatA-like O-acetyltransferase yields MTKVDIQTWERKQHYEHFIKLKDPYFGMTIPFDVTQAYHFSKTKSVSFFGKYMHNCMQAINDVDELKLRIINDEVVRYNTIHASATIMRPNKTFGFSFIEFDNDLNVFLDNLASEKRRIEASNDLFPPQNGLDCIHCSAVPWLQFSGHKEPVSEQIESVPKIAFSKIEHKKNDTIKMNVAISVNHALVDGYHLGLFSEKFQYYLNS; encoded by the coding sequence ATGACAAAAGTTGATATCCAAACTTGGGAGCGAAAGCAACATTATGAGCATTTTATAAAGCTTAAAGATCCTTATTTTGGGATGACCATTCCATTTGATGTGACTCAAGCTTACCACTTTTCAAAAACGAAATCCGTATCTTTCTTCGGAAAATATATGCACAATTGCATGCAGGCTATTAATGATGTAGACGAACTAAAGTTAAGGATCATAAATGACGAGGTGGTGCGTTATAATACCATTCATGCCTCTGCAACAATTATGAGGCCGAATAAAACTTTTGGTTTTTCTTTCATCGAATTTGATAACGATTTGAATGTTTTTTTAGATAATTTAGCTTCGGAAAAAAGACGCATTGAAGCATCGAACGATTTATTTCCGCCGCAAAATGGTTTAGATTGTATTCATTGCTCTGCGGTGCCTTGGCTTCAATTTTCAGGACATAAAGAACCAGTTTCAGAACAAATAGAATCTGTACCAAAAATTGCTTTTAGTAAAATAGAACATAAAAAAAACGACACTATAAAAATGAACGTTGCCATAAGCGTAAATCATGCTTTGGTAGACGGGTATCACCTCGGATTGTTTTCAGAGAAATTTCAATATTATCTCAACAGTTAA
- a CDS encoding HAD family hydrolase encodes MKINYKNVKVIGFDADDTLWVNETYFRDAETEVAKLLSPYETANKIDQELFKMEIKNLPLYGYGIKGFTLSMVEMALEMSNYSISNETISKILNIGKDMLNKPVELLEGVEDTLKSLSQNYKLIVLTKGDLLDQERKLEKSGLMDYFHHIEIMSDKQESNYSKLLNRLEIKPSEFLMVGNSLKSDVLPLVHLKAGAVHIPFHTTWLHEQVENQSPKNQKYATLDRLTDLKALLNQ; translated from the coding sequence TTGAAAATTAACTACAAAAACGTAAAAGTAATCGGTTTTGACGCCGATGATACACTGTGGGTCAATGAGACCTATTTCAGAGATGCCGAGACTGAAGTGGCTAAACTCTTATCTCCATATGAAACCGCAAATAAAATAGACCAGGAGCTTTTTAAAATGGAAATTAAAAATCTCCCTTTATATGGTTATGGCATCAAAGGGTTTACATTATCTATGGTTGAAATGGCTTTAGAAATGTCTAATTATAGCATATCTAATGAGACTATTTCTAAAATACTGAATATCGGCAAAGACATGCTCAATAAGCCTGTAGAGCTGCTGGAAGGCGTAGAAGATACCTTGAAAAGCTTATCACAAAATTATAAACTCATTGTACTCACCAAGGGAGATCTGTTAGATCAAGAGCGTAAACTGGAAAAATCTGGTTTGATGGATTATTTTCATCATATCGAGATCATGAGTGATAAGCAAGAAAGCAATTACTCCAAACTTCTCAATCGCTTAGAGATTAAACCCTCAGAATTTTTAATGGTTGGCAATTCCCTTAAATCAGATGTGTTGCCATTAGTGCATCTAAAGGCAGGAGCGGTACATATCCCTTTTCATACCACTTGGTTACATGAACAGGTGGAGAATCAATCTCCAAAAAATCAAAAATATGCCACTTTAGATCGTTTAACAGATTTAAAAGCCCTATTAAATCAATGA
- the kdsB gene encoding 3-deoxy-manno-octulosonate cytidylyltransferase, protein MKIISMIPARYAASRFPGKLMQDLGGKSVILRTYEATVATHLFDDVYVVTDSEIIYDEIVNHGGKAIMSIKEHQSGSDRIAEAVAHLDVDIVVNVQGDEPFTEVESLRKVLEVFKNDDKKSIDLASLMVEIKDWEEINNSNTVKVIVDQNDFALYFSRSPIPFPRDKEVDTRYFKHKGIYAFRKEALLDFYKLPMQFLEATEKIECIRYLEYGKRIKMVETNVQGVEIDTPEDLERAKKLWR, encoded by the coding sequence ATGAAAATCATTTCAATGATCCCAGCACGATACGCTGCCTCACGCTTTCCTGGTAAACTTATGCAGGATTTAGGAGGTAAGTCGGTCATTTTAAGAACCTACGAAGCCACGGTTGCTACCCATCTTTTTGATGACGTTTATGTAGTGACTGATAGTGAGATTATCTATGATGAAATTGTAAATCATGGCGGTAAGGCCATCATGAGTATTAAAGAGCATCAATCTGGTAGTGATCGTATTGCCGAAGCTGTCGCACATTTAGATGTGGATATTGTGGTCAATGTTCAAGGCGATGAGCCTTTTACAGAGGTAGAAAGTCTTAGAAAAGTATTGGAGGTTTTTAAAAACGATGATAAAAAATCCATTGATTTAGCCTCTCTGATGGTAGAAATCAAGGATTGGGAAGAGATTAATAATTCCAATACCGTGAAGGTTATTGTAGACCAAAATGACTTTGCACTCTATTTTTCAAGAAGCCCGATACCTTTTCCTAGAGATAAGGAAGTTGACACAAGATATTTCAAACATAAAGGCATTTATGCGTTCAGAAAAGAAGCGTTGTTAGATTTTTATAAGCTTCCGATGCAATTTTTGGAAGCCACAGAAAAAATTGAATGCATCAGATATTTAGAATACGGTAAACGTATTAAAATGGTAGAAACCAACGTACAAGGTGTAGAGATTGATACGCCCGAAGATTTAGAACGCGCAAAAAAACTTTGGCGATAA
- a CDS encoding ATP-dependent RecD-like DNA helicase, translating into MTPSDFYKLLKRKFPFEPTSKQNVVLEHLSKFVLNDDEKSIYLLKGYAGTGKTSIVGTLVSNLWEVKKSAVLMAPTGRAAKVISNYSKKEAFTIHKKIYFPKKDKGGGVKFTLQPNKHKNTIFIVDEASMIPDVSTDSRSFESTSLLDDLMQYVYSGVKCKLLLIGDKAQLPPVKADVSPALDSQLLELNYNKRVTSIELDEVVRQEQDSGILVNATRLREVLHDEFFESFKFDIRGFKDIIRLIDGYEIMDAINDSYSENGHEETAVIVRSNKRANLYNQNIRQRILFNENELTVGDFLMVVKNNYFWIKPTTEAGFIANGDIIQVLEIFAIKELYGFRFAEVKIKMVDYPKMQPLETVLLLDTIEAETPSLTYEDSNKLYLEVQKDYEEESSNYKKFLKTKNNSFFNALQVKFSYAITCHKSQGGQWTTIFVEQPYLPNGIDRDYVRWLYTAITRAKEKLYLIGFKDEFFEE; encoded by the coding sequence ATGACTCCCTCAGATTTTTATAAACTTCTCAAGCGTAAATTTCCATTTGAACCCACCTCAAAACAAAATGTCGTTTTAGAGCATTTATCAAAATTTGTTCTTAATGACGACGAAAAATCCATCTACCTTTTAAAAGGGTATGCAGGTACAGGAAAAACAAGTATTGTAGGAACCTTAGTTTCTAATTTATGGGAGGTCAAAAAAAGTGCAGTATTAATGGCGCCTACAGGACGTGCAGCAAAAGTGATTTCTAATTATTCAAAGAAAGAAGCTTTCACCATCCACAAAAAGATCTATTTTCCTAAAAAAGATAAAGGAGGTGGCGTTAAATTCACCTTACAGCCCAATAAGCATAAAAACACCATATTTATAGTAGATGAGGCATCCATGATTCCAGATGTTTCTACCGATTCTCGCAGTTTTGAAAGTACGTCTTTATTAGATGATTTAATGCAATACGTCTATTCTGGTGTTAAATGCAAATTGTTATTAATAGGAGATAAGGCGCAGTTACCACCGGTTAAGGCCGATGTCTCTCCTGCCTTAGATAGTCAATTATTAGAGCTTAATTACAATAAGCGGGTGACAAGCATTGAGCTTGATGAAGTGGTCAGACAAGAGCAGGATTCAGGTATTCTTGTTAATGCTACCCGTTTGAGAGAAGTGCTTCATGATGAGTTTTTTGAATCTTTTAAATTTGACATTAGAGGATTTAAAGATATTATTAGACTCATTGATGGTTACGAAATCATGGACGCTATCAATGATTCGTATTCTGAAAACGGCCATGAAGAAACTGCCGTAATCGTAAGAAGTAATAAACGCGCTAATCTTTATAATCAAAATATAAGACAACGTATATTATTTAATGAGAATGAGCTAACAGTAGGCGATTTCCTGATGGTGGTTAAGAATAATTATTTTTGGATCAAACCCACAACTGAAGCTGGTTTTATTGCCAATGGAGATATCATTCAAGTATTAGAAATATTTGCAATTAAGGAGCTGTATGGATTTAGATTTGCCGAAGTAAAAATCAAAATGGTAGATTATCCTAAAATGCAACCTCTTGAAACAGTCCTTTTATTGGATACCATAGAAGCCGAAACCCCATCCCTTACTTATGAAGATAGTAATAAGCTATATTTGGAAGTGCAAAAAGACTACGAAGAAGAATCTTCAAACTATAAGAAATTTTTAAAGACAAAGAACAACTCCTTTTTTAATGCGCTCCAGGTTAAGTTCTCTTATGCCATTACTTGTCATAAATCACAGGGTGGCCAATGGACGACTATTTTTGTGGAGCAACCCTATTTGCCAAATGGTATAGATAGAGACTACGTAAGATGGCTCTATACAGCCATTACCAGAGCTAAAGAAAAGTTGTATCTCATAGGTTTTAAAGATGAATTTTTTGAGGAATAA
- a CDS encoding DUF3822 family protein — protein MKTQPVKDLSIQIHLNGLSFCILNKENATVEFLKHVPFEKKETPHELLHRLKTAIDTHSVFEQSFQNVICIFQNDLSCLVPKTLFDEAFLADYLKFNAKILKTDYITFDEISNVNAVNVYVPLVNINNYLFDLFGSFVFKHSSTVLLENLIYQAQSNQDTQFYVHVNAQSFELIIIKNKELQFYNTFQYHTKEDFIYYLLFTIEQLDLDVETLKLWFLGEIRREDDLFKLTYKYVRFVDLLDFKTEFKCDDTIEQSNLLQHYMLLNSFN, from the coding sequence TTGAAAACACAACCAGTAAAAGACCTGTCCATTCAAATTCATTTGAATGGACTTTCTTTTTGCATATTAAATAAAGAAAACGCTACTGTTGAATTTTTAAAACACGTTCCTTTTGAAAAAAAAGAAACGCCGCATGAGCTCCTGCATCGCTTAAAAACAGCCATTGATACCCATTCGGTTTTTGAGCAATCATTTCAAAATGTAATTTGTATTTTTCAGAATGATTTATCCTGTTTAGTCCCCAAAACCTTATTTGATGAAGCTTTTTTGGCCGATTATTTAAAATTTAATGCCAAGATTCTCAAGACTGACTACATTACTTTTGACGAGATTTCTAATGTAAATGCGGTTAATGTGTATGTGCCATTGGTCAATATCAATAATTATCTATTTGATCTCTTTGGAAGCTTTGTTTTTAAACACAGCTCGACAGTGTTGTTGGAAAACCTCATTTATCAAGCTCAATCCAATCAAGATACTCAATTCTATGTGCATGTTAACGCCCAATCGTTTGAGCTCATTATCATAAAAAATAAAGAATTACAATTTTATAATACCTTTCAATATCACACCAAAGAAGATTTTATTTATTACCTCCTATTTACAATTGAACAACTCGATTTAGATGTGGAAACTTTAAAGCTTTGGTTCTTAGGTGAAATTAGAAGAGAAGACGATCTTTTTAAGTTAACTTACAAATACGTTCGATTTGTAGACCTTTTAGATTTTAAAACCGAATTTAAATGTGACGACACTATCGAACAATCAAATTTACTCCAGCACTATATGCTTTTAAACAGTTTTAACTAA